In Sphingomonas sp. G-3-2-10, a single window of DNA contains:
- a CDS encoding lipoprotein-releasing ABC transporter permease subunit translates to MLLSRYERMIAKRYLLPGRGEAFIAVVAGFSLVAVMLGVAALIVVMSVMNGFRAELFDKITGLNGHAVIQGYNGQMPNWREVVKQAKATPGITSATPLIEQPLFASYNGRVEFALIRGMTVEDINSNPTLKGKEILGKFANMKPGSEQVAIGSRLAASIGAEIGSEISIINPQGAATPFGTMFRIVKYRVAAIFEVGVYDYDKAFVIMPMEDAQTLLLLGDSVGMVEIETENADKVQDILAPLAPKVRGSGQIVDWRQMNSQLFEALSIDRIVSFVVLSLIIIVASFNIVSSLIMLVRSKTRDIAVLRTMGASRGGLMRIFMTVGTAIGTVGIAAGALLGFVILYFREYVVKFIGLVTGMNVWDPSMRFLTELPAEPDTFEVIGIIVMAFLFSFLATLYPAWKAASTDPVQVLRYE, encoded by the coding sequence ATGCTACTCTCGCGCTATGAGCGGATGATCGCCAAGCGATACCTGCTGCCCGGCCGGGGCGAGGCGTTCATCGCCGTCGTCGCCGGGTTCAGCCTCGTCGCCGTGATGCTGGGCGTCGCCGCGCTGATCGTGGTGATGAGCGTGATGAACGGCTTCCGCGCCGAACTTTTCGACAAGATCACGGGACTGAACGGCCATGCCGTCATCCAAGGCTATAACGGCCAGATGCCCAACTGGCGCGAGGTCGTGAAGCAGGCCAAGGCCACGCCGGGCATCACCAGCGCCACGCCGCTGATCGAGCAGCCGCTGTTCGCCAGCTATAATGGCCGCGTCGAATTCGCGCTGATCCGCGGCATGACGGTGGAGGACATCAATTCCAACCCGACGCTGAAGGGCAAGGAAATCCTCGGCAAGTTCGCCAATATGAAGCCAGGCAGCGAACAGGTCGCGATCGGATCGCGCCTCGCGGCGTCGATCGGCGCCGAAATCGGCAGCGAAATCTCGATCATCAATCCGCAGGGTGCCGCCACACCTTTCGGCACCATGTTCCGCATCGTGAAATATCGCGTCGCCGCGATCTTCGAAGTCGGCGTCTATGATTACGACAAGGCGTTCGTGATCATGCCGATGGAGGATGCCCAGACGCTCCTGCTGCTGGGCGACTCGGTCGGCATGGTCGAGATCGAGACCGAGAATGCCGACAAGGTTCAGGACATCCTTGCGCCGCTTGCCCCGAAAGTCCGCGGCAGCGGGCAGATCGTCGACTGGCGGCAGATGAATTCGCAGCTGTTCGAGGCGCTGTCGATCGATCGCATCGTCAGCTTCGTCGTGTTGTCACTGATCATCATCGTTGCGTCGTTCAACATCGTTTCGTCGCTGATCATGCTGGTCCGATCGAAGACTCGCGACATCGCCGTGCTGCGGACGATGGGCGCCTCGCGCGGCGGGCTGATGCGCATCTTCATGACCGTCGGCACCGCGATCGGCACGGTGGGCATCGCGGCGGGTGCGCTGCTGGGCTTCGTGATCCTGTATTTCCGCGAATATGTGGTGAAGTTCATCGGGCTGGTCACCGGCATGAACGTGTGGGACCCGTCGATGCGGTTCCTCACCGAACTGCCCGCCGAGCCCGATACGTTCGAAGTGATCGGAATCATCGTGATGGCGTTCCTCTTCAGCTTCCTCGCGACGCTCTATCCCGCGTGGAAAGCCGCGAGCACCGATCCGGTGCAGGTGCTGCGCTATGAATAA
- a CDS encoding FadR/GntR family transcriptional regulator, whose product MASAAGEGVSLVHQAVAAIRNHIRDHDLKVGDNLPGESHFAANLGVSRAVMREAFGALAALRVLDVANGRRARVGAIDGSVMATSLDHAVSTAQISFNEVWDVRRTVELRIAALAAERRTDAEAKRIVELADAMTAAAENLPELTRIDVAFHQAIADASHNQLFRQMVRSYAPLMEVAVPQAWGTRQTRDQQVATLAGHRALAKAIYDCDPAGAVASMEAHFDASIQDLMEGTRTG is encoded by the coding sequence ATGGCGAGCGCAGCAGGCGAGGGCGTCTCGCTGGTCCACCAGGCGGTCGCCGCGATCCGCAACCATATCCGCGACCATGACCTCAAGGTCGGCGACAATCTGCCGGGCGAGAGCCATTTCGCTGCCAATCTGGGCGTGAGCCGCGCGGTGATGCGCGAAGCGTTCGGCGCGCTTGCCGCGCTGCGCGTGCTCGACGTTGCCAATGGGCGCCGGGCGCGGGTCGGCGCGATCGACGGTTCTGTGATGGCGACTTCGCTCGATCATGCCGTGTCGACCGCGCAGATCAGCTTCAACGAAGTGTGGGACGTGCGCCGCACTGTCGAGCTGCGAATCGCCGCGCTGGCGGCTGAACGTCGCACCGATGCCGAAGCGAAGCGGATCGTCGAACTGGCCGACGCCATGACGGCCGCGGCGGAGAATCTGCCCGAACTGACGAGGATCGACGTCGCTTTCCATCAGGCGATCGCGGACGCATCGCACAACCAGCTGTTTCGCCAGATGGTCCGCTCCTATGCGCCGCTGATGGAAGTGGCGGTGCCGCAGGCGTGGGGCACCCGCCAGACCCGCGATCAGCAGGTCGCGACTCTCGCCGGCCATCGCGCGCTGGCGAAGGCGATTTACGACTGTGATCCGGCGGGTGCGGTGGCGTCGATGGAGGCGCATTTCGACGCTTCGATTCAGGATTTGATGGAGGGTACGCGGACGGGGTGA
- a CDS encoding AraC family transcriptional regulator: protein MTESSAMERIAISPEMVIHMGAGVLGETDWPAQSSAFVFDFANTSFSHHSRPSAAQFDRDAAQSRLILVIARAATTRLLGTKLDMRDGERFHIPAGLRAIAFAVRDCNFSEAARVVYRGAKSIEALCEILRLHDEDELVPFGAAGSLSMADSQRLMVARRFIEDKWAEKITLDTIARACGLNRAKLTRGFRDLFSCSVADAIAEQRLGEAKQMLLITDLPVSSIGYRCGYLNNASFARAFSRHYGVAPTQYRATRMAA, encoded by the coding sequence ATGACTGAGTCGTCGGCAATGGAACGGATCGCGATTTCGCCCGAAATGGTGATCCATATGGGCGCCGGTGTGCTCGGCGAGACCGACTGGCCGGCCCAGTCCTCCGCCTTCGTCTTCGATTTCGCCAACACCAGCTTCTCGCACCACAGCCGCCCGTCGGCGGCGCAGTTCGATCGCGATGCGGCGCAATCGCGGCTGATTCTCGTCATCGCCCGCGCGGCGACCACCCGGCTGCTCGGGACGAAGCTCGACATGCGGGACGGGGAGCGGTTCCACATCCCGGCCGGGCTGCGCGCCATCGCCTTTGCCGTGCGCGACTGCAATTTCTCCGAAGCCGCGCGGGTGGTGTATCGCGGCGCCAAAAGCATCGAAGCGCTGTGCGAGATCCTCCGCCTGCACGACGAGGACGAACTGGTTCCGTTCGGCGCGGCGGGTTCGCTGTCGATGGCCGACAGCCAGCGGCTGATGGTCGCCCGCCGCTTCATTGAAGACAAATGGGCCGAGAAGATCACGCTCGACACTATCGCCCGCGCCTGCGGCCTCAATCGCGCCAAGCTTACCCGCGGGTTCCGCGACCTCTTCTCGTGCAGCGTTGCCGACGCTATCGCCGAGCAACGTCTGGGGGAGGCGAAGCAGATGCTTCTGATCACTGACTTGCCAGTTTCGTCGATCGGCTATCGTTGCGGCTACCTCAACAATGCGAGCTTCGCGCGTGCCTTTTCGCGCCATTATGGCGTCGCGCCGACCCAGTATCGCGCCACGCGAATGGCCGCCTGA
- a CDS encoding MFS transporter, producing MSAAPGETPFVRLMPTLILFALVVALGVQAMGQFSALQDAANAQLGLSDFQLTLVQGLGTAIPMLLLSIPIGILVDRTNRLRLMIVLTGIWTAGSIGTAFSNDLGVLLASRMAAGVGATGAMTCAISLAADIATPGQRGRAMLVLTLGKVLGQAAVFIVGVRLFTLIGESGLWGLEAWRGVHLVVGLVSAALIGALLFLREPPRREMLAGPGAPFRTVARELWSRRGFLIPLFVGQIAVTMADASAGILIAPVLSRSYGMAAAQTEWVGTVLFVTGLAGSIIGGIAADVGHRRGRGGVLIGAVFFSALGVPAGLYTVAPDVTWLGIGFGVLILSGTVTGLITAIAITVLLPNELRGLCIGAFLTLAGLIGFGVAPPLIGAISDAMGEGGKHLGTATAWVSVFVGLVSCIAFWIAMRRAPASATSEPV from the coding sequence GTGAGCGCTGCGCCGGGCGAAACGCCGTTCGTGCGGCTGATGCCGACGCTTATCCTGTTCGCGCTGGTCGTGGCGCTGGGCGTGCAGGCGATGGGACAGTTCAGCGCGCTTCAGGATGCGGCGAACGCGCAGCTTGGCCTCAGCGATTTCCAGCTGACGCTGGTGCAGGGGCTGGGGACCGCGATCCCGATGCTGTTGCTGTCGATACCGATCGGTATCCTGGTCGACCGGACCAACCGGCTGCGGTTGATGATCGTCCTTACAGGCATCTGGACCGCCGGATCGATCGGCACGGCTTTCTCCAACGATCTGGGCGTGCTGCTCGCCAGCCGGATGGCCGCGGGTGTGGGCGCAACGGGAGCCATGACCTGCGCGATCTCGCTGGCGGCCGACATCGCCACGCCGGGCCAGCGCGGGCGGGCGATGCTGGTGCTGACGCTCGGCAAGGTGCTGGGACAGGCGGCGGTGTTCATCGTCGGGGTGCGGCTGTTCACGCTGATCGGCGAAAGCGGGCTGTGGGGCCTCGAGGCGTGGCGTGGGGTGCATCTGGTCGTGGGGCTGGTCAGCGCGGCGCTGATCGGGGCGCTGCTGTTCCTGCGCGAGCCGCCCCGCCGCGAGATGCTCGCCGGGCCGGGTGCGCCGTTCCGTACCGTAGCGCGCGAACTCTGGTCGCGGCGGGGGTTCCTGATCCCGCTGTTCGTCGGACAGATCGCGGTGACAATGGCGGACGCGTCGGCAGGCATCCTGATCGCGCCCGTTCTCTCGCGCAGCTATGGCATGGCGGCGGCGCAGACCGAGTGGGTCGGAACGGTGCTGTTCGTCACCGGGCTTGCCGGATCGATCATCGGCGGCATCGCTGCGGACGTCGGCCATCGCCGGGGCAGGGGCGGTGTGCTGATCGGCGCGGTGTTCTTCTCCGCATTGGGCGTGCCCGCGGGCCTCTACACCGTCGCGCCCGACGTGACCTGGCTCGGCATCGGCTTCGGCGTACTGATCCTGAGCGGCACCGTGACCGGGCTGATTACCGCAATCGCCATCACCGTGTTGCTGCCCAACGAGCTTCGCGGGCTGTGCATCGGCGCGTTCCTGACGCTCGCCGGGCTGATCGGCTTCGGCGTCGCCCCGCCGCTGATTGGCGCGATCAGCGATGCGATGGGCGAGGGCGGCAAGCATCTTGGCACCGCCACGGCATGGGTCAGCGTGTTCGTCGGATTGGTCTCGTGCATTGCCTTCTGGATCGCGATGCGCCGTGCGCCTGCCAGTGCGACGAGCGAACCTGTCTGA
- a CDS encoding FAD-linked oxidase C-terminal domain-containing protein yields MSVATAVSPRKPLPPEFFDAARAMFGDRLKTSDAIRLQHGQSEAHFQPAPPDAVIYAHTTEEVVALVRLCVAHEVPVIPFGAGTSIEGNTLAVRGGVTIDLSEMNAILEVNAEDLDCTVQAGVRREELNAWIRDTGLFFPIDPGANATIGGMASTRASGTNAVRYGTMREAVLSLRVVTPDGRDIRTSRRARKSAAGYDLTRLMIGSEGTLGIITEVTLRLHGIPETISSAVCAFDTIGGAVDTVVQAIQLGVPLARVEILDDVQMKAVNRWSKLDYPELTTLFFEFHGSPLHVGEQIETVREIASMNGGGEFKWSNLPEERSKLWKARHEAYYAAVNLRAGAVGWATDVCVPISRLAECIVETKADLATASVPATILGHVGDGNFHVVFSIDPDAPGEMAEVEALNKKLVARALAMDGTCTGEHGIGIGKQDCLIDELGDAVDMMRLIKRAIDPKDLFNPGKIFSL; encoded by the coding sequence ATGTCCGTTGCTACCGCAGTTTCGCCGCGAAAGCCGCTTCCACCCGAATTTTTCGATGCGGCGCGTGCGATGTTCGGCGACCGGCTCAAGACCAGCGACGCGATCCGTCTTCAGCACGGCCAGAGCGAAGCCCATTTCCAGCCGGCGCCACCCGATGCCGTGATCTATGCCCACACCACCGAGGAAGTCGTCGCGCTGGTCCGCTTGTGCGTCGCGCACGAGGTGCCGGTGATCCCGTTCGGTGCGGGCACTTCGATCGAAGGCAATACGCTGGCGGTTCGCGGAGGCGTCACCATCGACCTTTCCGAGATGAACGCGATCCTCGAAGTGAATGCCGAGGATCTCGATTGTACCGTTCAGGCCGGGGTGCGCCGCGAGGAGCTCAATGCGTGGATCCGCGATACGGGATTGTTCTTCCCGATCGATCCGGGCGCCAACGCCACCATCGGCGGCATGGCTTCCACCCGTGCGTCGGGCACCAATGCCGTCCGCTATGGCACAATGCGCGAGGCGGTGCTGTCGCTGCGGGTCGTCACGCCGGACGGTCGGGACATTCGCACCAGTCGGAGGGCGCGGAAGTCGGCGGCGGGCTATGACCTGACGCGGCTGATGATCGGTTCCGAGGGCACGCTGGGCATCATCACCGAAGTGACGCTGCGGCTGCATGGCATTCCCGAGACGATTTCCTCGGCGGTTTGCGCGTTCGATACGATCGGCGGTGCGGTGGATACGGTGGTGCAGGCGATCCAGCTTGGCGTGCCGCTGGCGCGGGTCGAGATCCTCGACGATGTGCAGATGAAGGCGGTCAATCGCTGGTCGAAGCTCGATTATCCCGAGCTGACCACGCTCTTCTTCGAATTCCACGGATCGCCGCTCCATGTCGGCGAGCAGATCGAGACGGTGCGCGAGATCGCGTCGATGAACGGCGGGGGCGAGTTCAAATGGTCGAACCTGCCCGAGGAGCGATCGAAGCTGTGGAAGGCGCGGCATGAGGCTTATTACGCCGCGGTGAATTTGCGGGCGGGCGCGGTCGGCTGGGCGACCGATGTGTGCGTGCCGATCAGCCGGCTGGCGGAATGCATCGTTGAGACCAAGGCCGATCTTGCCACCGCGAGCGTGCCGGCCACGATCCTGGGTCATGTCGGCGACGGCAATTTCCATGTCGTCTTCTCGATCGATCCCGATGCGCCCGGCGAGATGGCCGAAGTGGAGGCGCTCAACAAGAAACTGGTCGCCCGCGCGCTGGCGATGGACGGCACCTGCACCGGCGAGCATGGCATCGGCATCGGCAAGCAGGATTGCCTGATCGACGAGCTTGGCGATGCGGTCGATATGATGCGGCTGATCAAGCGGGCGATCGACCCGAAGGACCTGTTCAACCCCGGCAAGATCTTCTCGCTGTGA
- a CDS encoding carboxylesterase family protein, with the protein MERDQSIVRIATGEIRGIASDGIIRFLGVPYAAAPVGDLRFAAPQPHAPWDGIRDATESGPNAPHLVKPFPGLDVAPLIGTGWARGDDYLSVNVWTPDPAAKGLPVMVFIHGGAFVLGSKDASVHDGSGFAKAGMVCIAINYRLGIDGFLPIPGIPTNLGLRDQIAALKWVRENAAAFGGDGGNITVFGESAGAMSIGNLIASPLAQGLFRRAIVQSGHGSMTREIGVMQRLVKKLAKMLGVSPDAEGFRSVSYEDGLIALEKISQPTARIDLRDSNGREPLFGLSRFSPVHGDDLLPEPALDLLAKGAGADVELLIGTNAEEMNLYLVPTGVREKIGKWLAIYALHKSHPNARKTLRAYGMGSGKKPGQAFTDALNDLVFRWPARRFAEEHRGRTHMYEFEWRSPQSGGELGACHGIELGFVFDTLASVTGPEGLAGEAPPQELADRTHKLWVDFARDGVLPWGEFDREGRLVYQLAAGSAVREAQMAAAAFQA; encoded by the coding sequence ATGGAGAGAGATCAGTCGATCGTTCGAATCGCTACCGGTGAGATTCGCGGGATAGCCAGCGACGGTATCATCCGGTTCCTCGGCGTGCCTTATGCCGCCGCGCCCGTGGGCGATCTGCGCTTTGCCGCGCCGCAGCCGCACGCACCGTGGGACGGGATTCGCGACGCGACGGAGTCCGGGCCGAACGCCCCGCATCTGGTGAAGCCGTTCCCCGGCCTCGACGTCGCGCCGCTGATCGGCACGGGTTGGGCGCGCGGCGACGATTATCTCAGCGTCAATGTCTGGACCCCCGATCCGGCGGCGAAGGGGCTGCCGGTGATGGTCTTCATCCACGGCGGTGCCTTCGTGCTCGGCAGCAAGGATGCGAGCGTTCACGACGGCAGCGGTTTCGCGAAGGCCGGCATGGTGTGTATCGCGATCAACTATCGCCTAGGCATTGACGGCTTTCTGCCGATCCCCGGCATCCCCACCAACCTGGGCCTGCGCGACCAGATCGCGGCGCTCAAATGGGTGCGCGAGAATGCCGCAGCGTTCGGCGGGGATGGCGGCAATATCACTGTGTTCGGCGAATCGGCCGGCGCGATGTCGATCGGCAATCTGATCGCTTCGCCGCTCGCACAGGGGCTGTTCCGCCGCGCGATCGTACAAAGTGGTCATGGTTCGATGACGCGCGAGATCGGCGTCATGCAGCGGCTGGTGAAGAAGCTCGCGAAGATGCTCGGCGTGTCGCCTGATGCAGAGGGCTTCCGCAGCGTTTCCTATGAAGACGGGCTCATAGCGCTGGAGAAGATATCCCAGCCGACCGCGCGCATCGATCTGCGCGATTCGAACGGGCGCGAGCCGTTGTTCGGCCTTAGCCGGTTCAGTCCGGTTCACGGCGACGATCTGCTGCCCGAACCGGCGCTCGATCTGCTGGCGAAGGGGGCCGGGGCCGATGTCGAGCTGCTGATCGGGACTAATGCCGAGGAGATGAACCTCTATCTCGTTCCCACGGGCGTGCGCGAGAAGATCGGTAAATGGCTGGCGATCTATGCGCTGCACAAGTCGCATCCGAACGCGCGCAAGACGCTGCGCGCCTATGGCATGGGCAGCGGGAAGAAGCCGGGACAGGCGTTCACCGATGCGCTGAACGACCTCGTCTTCCGCTGGCCCGCGCGCCGCTTTGCCGAGGAACATCGCGGGCGGACGCATATGTACGAATTCGAGTGGCGTTCACCCCAGAGCGGCGGCGAACTGGGTGCCTGTCATGGGATCGAGCTGGGCTTCGTGTTCGATACGCTCGCCAGCGTGACGGGCCCTGAGGGGCTGGCGGGCGAAGCGCCGCCGCAGGAACTGGCGGATCGCACGCACAAGCTGTGGGTCGATTTCGCGCGGGATGGGGTGTTGCCCTGGGGCGAATTCGATCGGGAGGGGCGGCTGGTTTATCAGCTTGCTGCCGGGAGCGCGGTGCGTGAGGCTCAGATGGCTGCCGCGGCCTTCCAGGCTTGA
- the hspQ gene encoding heat shock protein HspQ, which translates to MPPVASARFAIGDVVKHRLFDFRGVIFDVDPVFANTEEWYEAIPEEVRPRKDQPFYHLLAENAESSYVAYVSQQNLVVDESDEPVDHPAIAGLFDGYDGGRYHLKHALRH; encoded by the coding sequence ATGCCGCCGGTCGCGTCGGCGCGGTTCGCGATCGGCGATGTGGTGAAGCACCGGCTGTTCGATTTCCGCGGCGTCATCTTCGACGTCGATCCGGTCTTCGCCAATACCGAAGAATGGTATGAAGCGATCCCGGAGGAAGTCCGCCCGCGCAAGGACCAGCCTTTCTACCATCTGCTCGCGGAGAACGCCGAATCGAGCTATGTCGCCTATGTCAGCCAGCAGAATCTGGTGGTCGACGAAAGCGACGAGCCGGTCGATCATCCGGCAATCGCGGGCCTGTTCGACGGCTATGACGGTGGCCGCTATCACCTGAAGCACGCCCTACGCCACTAA
- the rplU gene encoding 50S ribosomal protein L21, translating to MFAIVRTGGKQYRVAAGDKIVVEKLDGEAGASISLTDILLAGEGSELKSVEGLTVSAEIIAQAKADKVIVFKKRRRHNYRRKNGHRQQHTILKITAIGAQEEKKKAAPKAKKADAPAAEAAAPAAEA from the coding sequence ATGTTCGCTATCGTGCGCACTGGCGGCAAGCAGTATCGCGTTGCCGCAGGAGACAAGATCGTCGTCGAGAAGCTCGATGGCGAAGCCGGAGCGTCGATTTCGCTCACCGACATCCTGCTCGCAGGTGAAGGTTCGGAGCTGAAGTCGGTCGAGGGCCTCACCGTCTCTGCCGAGATCATCGCTCAGGCGAAGGCCGACAAGGTCATCGTTTTCAAGAAGCGCCGCCGGCATAACTATCGCCGCAAGAACGGCCATCGCCAGCAGCACACGATCCTGAAGATCACCGCCATCGGTGCGCAGGAAGAGAAGAAGAAGGCCGCGCCGAAGGCGAAGAAGGCCGACGCCCCCGCTGCCGAGGCTGCTGCCCCGGCCGCCGAAGCGTAA
- the rpmA gene encoding 50S ribosomal protein L27, whose protein sequence is MAHKKAGGSSRNGRDSAGRRLGVKKFGGEAVIAGNILIRQRGTKVYPGVNVGMGKDHTLFALTDGRVSFKLGKLGRKFCSVDAIAEAAE, encoded by the coding sequence ATGGCACATAAGAAAGCAGGCGGCTCTTCGCGTAACGGTCGCGACTCCGCTGGCCGCCGTCTCGGCGTCAAGAAGTTCGGTGGCGAGGCCGTCATCGCGGGCAACATCCTGATCCGTCAGCGCGGCACCAAGGTGTATCCGGGCGTCAACGTCGGCATGGGCAAGGACCATACGCTTTTCGCGCTTACCGACGGCCGCGTGTCGTTCAAGCTCGGCAAGCTGGGCCGCAAGTTCTGCTCGGTAGACGCTATTGCGGAAGCGGCCGAATAA
- a CDS encoding GNAT family N-acetyltransferase — MFVRTQRLTLRPGWIEDAPELARAMNHWEVCAKLATAPWPYGLLDAEDFLGRMSVSSDAFFLICAHEGGETRMVGGIGVHATGNDEHELGYWITPEAWGRGYATEAGLGVVRMARDSLRLKRLVAGHFIDNPASGKVLRKLGFRATGRIVQRESRARGVSTPCASFELDLCADAADNDPRTRMAA; from the coding sequence ATGTTCGTGCGTACACAACGACTGACATTGCGGCCGGGCTGGATCGAGGATGCCCCCGAACTCGCCCGCGCGATGAATCACTGGGAAGTCTGCGCCAAGCTAGCGACGGCGCCCTGGCCCTATGGCCTGCTGGATGCCGAGGATTTCCTCGGCCGGATGAGCGTGTCGAGCGACGCCTTCTTCTTGATCTGCGCGCATGAAGGCGGGGAGACTCGCATGGTCGGCGGCATCGGCGTGCATGCCACGGGCAATGACGAGCATGAGTTGGGCTATTGGATCACCCCCGAAGCCTGGGGCCGCGGTTATGCGACCGAGGCCGGGCTGGGCGTCGTCCGCATGGCGCGCGATTCGCTGCGGCTCAAGCGGCTGGTCGCCGGGCATTTCATCGACAATCCCGCGTCGGGGAAGGTGCTGAGAAAGCTAGGCTTCCGCGCGACCGGACGAATCGTCCAGCGCGAATCGCGGGCGCGGGGCGTATCGACTCCGTGTGCATCGTTCGAGCTCGATCTGTGCGCCGACGCCGCCGACAACGACCCGCGAACCCGAATGGCGGCCTAA
- a CDS encoding MFS transporter gives MTTAPTADQGSSPRWRDLLSGGRGPLLALIMLGDWLVAADSLATATLMPSVGQSLSGFAWFGWTASGFLTGSVVAGASAGWMSERFGLRASMVLAGLLLAFGCALSALTPDMFWFVVSRVLQGIAGGWLIGLIYVAMATSFPAAHLPRLFALVTSVWGIATFVGPLIGGAFADWGWWRGVFWLFAGQALLFAVAALRLIPARASDTGKQRVPIVPLVLLTLAIAAVSAAGVVASAWVAAPVLAGGIVLLVIAVRGDIRGGSGILPAQVSDPGSALRAAYIVYFMACAAGVAFALYGPALLHATMGLSALEAGYCVAIEAIAWTAIALAVSGSGDAWRRRYIVIGVASILLGITMQTFVLGGTSLPAILVSGALLGGGFGFCSAFLGQRIMMMLDPSESARGSGAIAAVRGAGGALGAAVSSIGANAAGFATGIDSDSAPLVALGAFGIGIPFALWALVAAIRVVRSPSPYAATATAAA, from the coding sequence GTGACGACCGCACCCACCGCCGATCAAGGCTCCAGCCCCAGATGGCGCGACCTGTTGAGCGGCGGCCGCGGGCCGCTGCTCGCGCTGATCATGCTCGGCGACTGGCTGGTTGCAGCCGATTCGCTGGCGACCGCGACGCTGATGCCCAGCGTCGGCCAGTCGCTGTCGGGCTTCGCATGGTTCGGCTGGACGGCTTCGGGGTTCCTTACCGGCAGCGTCGTCGCAGGCGCTTCGGCGGGCTGGATGTCAGAACGGTTCGGCCTGCGCGCATCGATGGTGCTCGCGGGGCTGCTGCTCGCCTTTGGCTGCGCGCTTTCCGCGCTGACGCCCGACATGTTCTGGTTCGTCGTCAGCCGCGTGTTGCAGGGGATCGCCGGCGGCTGGCTGATCGGTCTGATCTATGTCGCGATGGCGACGTCGTTTCCCGCGGCACATCTCCCCCGCCTGTTCGCGCTCGTCACCAGCGTGTGGGGCATCGCCACCTTTGTCGGCCCGCTGATCGGCGGCGCCTTCGCCGATTGGGGCTGGTGGCGGGGCGTATTCTGGCTGTTCGCGGGTCAGGCATTGCTGTTCGCGGTCGCCGCGCTGCGGCTGATCCCCGCGCGAGCGAGCGACACCGGCAAGCAGCGCGTGCCGATCGTCCCGCTCGTCCTGCTCACGCTGGCGATCGCGGCGGTATCCGCAGCGGGCGTGGTCGCTTCGGCCTGGGTCGCGGCACCAGTGCTGGCGGGCGGCATCGTGCTGCTGGTGATCGCGGTGCGCGGCGACATCCGCGGCGGCTCCGGCATCCTCCCGGCGCAGGTGAGCGATCCCGGATCCGCCCTCCGCGCCGCCTATATCGTCTATTTCATGGCCTGTGCCGCAGGCGTCGCCTTCGCCCTCTACGGCCCGGCGCTGCTCCACGCCACGATGGGGCTCAGCGCGCTGGAGGCCGGCTATTGCGTCGCGATCGAGGCGATCGCCTGGACCGCGATCGCGCTGGCGGTCAGCGGTTCGGGAGACGCGTGGCGGCGGCGGTACATCGTCATCGGCGTTGCTTCGATCCTGCTCGGCATCACGATGCAGACCTTCGTACTCGGCGGCACTTCGCTGCCTGCGATCCTCGTCTCAGGCGCGTTGCTCGGCGGCGGCTTCGGCTTCTGCTCCGCCTTTCTCGGCCAGCGCATCATGATGATGCTCGACCCCAGCGAGAGCGCGCGCGGATCGGGCGCGATCGCTGCAGTGCGCGGCGCGGGCGGTGCGCTCGGCGCGGCAGTCTCCAGCATCGGCGCCAACGCAGCCGGTTTTGCCACGGGAATCGACAGCGACAGCGCGCCGCTGGTCGCGCTGGGCGCCTTCGGCATCGGCATCCCCTTCGCGCTCTGGGCGCTGGTCGCCGCGATCAGGGTTGTCCGCTCGCCCTCGCCTTACGCCGCGACGGCCACCGCCGCGGCATAG